The following are encoded together in the Candidatus Binatia bacterium genome:
- a CDS encoding phosphopantetheine-binding protein: MLAEIWAEVLSLDRVGVHDNFFDLGGHSLAAARVVSQVIKQFRLELPLQSLFKAPTVAEMAAVIDERQKNRLTEEELERILTELETMSEEEAKKLGGGAR; the protein is encoded by the coding sequence ATGCTGGCCGAGATTTGGGCGGAGGTTCTTTCTCTCGACCGAGTCGGAGTGCACGATAACTTCTTCGACTTAGGCGGTCATTCACTGGCAGCCGCCCGGGTGGTGTCCCAGGTCATCAAGCAGTTTCGCTTGGAGCTTCCTCTACAATCTCTTTTCAAAGCGCCGACGGTCGCCGAGATGGCCGCAGTGATCGACGAACGCCAAAAAAACCGGCTGACCGAAGAAGAACTGGAACGCATCTTAACCGAGCTTGAAACCATGTCTGAAGAAGAAGCCAAAAAACTCGGCGGTGGGGCGCGATAA